A genomic window from Streptomyces sp. NBC_01429 includes:
- a CDS encoding FGGY family carbohydrate kinase, translating to MTVLAIDQGTSGTKALVVDPVDGVVAVAEVPVTPVYLPGGGVEQDPEQLLASVLEAGRQALARAGGRAVQAVALANQGETVLAWDRRTGRPLSPAIVWQDRRSEPLCTALADDKAWVAERTGLVLDPYFSAPKMAWLRENVTREGVVTTTDTWLVQQLTGAFVTDASTASRSLLLAIDSVEWDPELTALFGLDGEELPRIVGCDEIVGTTTAFGGVLPVAGLVVDQQAALLAEGCLTPSTAKCTFGTGAFLLANTGDKALRSTSGLTSSVAWRARGETPYCVDGQVYTAASAVRWLQDLGFVDTAADLDRTAASDPEGVLFVPALAGLAAPWWRPDATAALTGMTLSTRREHLVLAVLQGIAAQVAELASLVAADFGAPLTRLRADGGLTRSRVLMQAQADLAQLPVDVYPSQHATALGAAALGRLAIEPELTLEQAVPAWTPGITFEPLWSEDRAQDHRARWRAAVDATLPQEEPHD from the coding sequence GTGACCGTCCTCGCCATCGACCAGGGCACCTCGGGGACCAAGGCCCTGGTCGTCGACCCGGTGGACGGGGTGGTCGCCGTCGCGGAGGTGCCCGTCACCCCCGTCTACCTGCCGGGCGGCGGGGTCGAACAGGACCCCGAGCAGCTGCTGGCCTCCGTCCTGGAGGCCGGCCGGCAGGCCCTCGCCCGGGCCGGGGGCAGGGCCGTCCAGGCGGTGGCGCTCGCCAACCAGGGCGAGACGGTCCTCGCCTGGGACCGGCGCACCGGTCGGCCGCTCTCACCGGCGATCGTCTGGCAGGACCGCAGGTCGGAGCCGCTCTGTACGGCCCTCGCCGACGACAAGGCATGGGTCGCCGAGCGGACCGGGCTGGTCCTCGACCCGTACTTCTCGGCGCCCAAGATGGCCTGGCTGCGGGAGAACGTCACCAGGGAAGGCGTGGTCACCACCACGGACACCTGGCTCGTCCAGCAGCTGACCGGGGCCTTCGTCACCGACGCGTCCACCGCCAGCCGTTCGCTGCTGCTGGCCATCGACTCCGTCGAGTGGGACCCGGAGCTGACCGCGCTGTTCGGACTCGACGGCGAGGAGCTGCCCCGGATCGTCGGCTGCGACGAGATCGTCGGCACCACCACGGCGTTCGGCGGGGTCCTGCCGGTCGCCGGGCTGGTGGTGGACCAGCAGGCGGCGCTGCTCGCGGAGGGCTGCCTCACCCCGTCCACCGCCAAGTGCACCTTCGGTACGGGGGCGTTCCTGCTCGCCAACACCGGTGACAAGGCGCTGCGTTCGACGTCGGGACTCACCTCGTCGGTGGCGTGGCGGGCGCGCGGCGAGACCCCGTACTGCGTGGACGGCCAGGTGTACACGGCCGCCTCCGCGGTGCGCTGGCTCCAGGACCTGGGCTTCGTGGACACCGCGGCCGACCTGGACCGTACGGCCGCGAGCGATCCGGAGGGCGTGCTCTTCGTCCCGGCCCTGGCCGGGCTCGCGGCGCCCTGGTGGCGTCCTGACGCCACGGCGGCGCTCACCGGGATGACGCTCTCCACCCGCCGCGAGCACCTGGTGCTGGCGGTGCTCCAGGGCATCGCCGCCCAGGTCGCCGAACTCGCCTCCCTGGTCGCGGCCGACTTCGGCGCCCCGCTCACCCGGCTGCGCGCGGACGGCGGGCTCACCAGGAGCCGGGTGCTGATGCAGGCGCAGGCCGACCTGGCGCAGCTGCCGGTGGACGTCTACCCGTCGCAGCACGCCACCGCGCTCGGCGCCGCCGCCCTGGGCCGGCTCGCGATCGAGCCGGAACTCACCCTGGAACAGGCGGTACCGGCGTGGACGCCCGGCATCACCTTCGAACCGCTCTGGTCCGAAGACCGGGCGCAGGACCACCGTGCCCGCTGGCGGGCGGCGGTGGACGCCACACTCCCGCAGGAGGAGCCGCATGACTGA